TGTTGAGTGAACAGGCTTTTTCGCTGAATTCATTGGAAAGCCGCCTGGAAGTCTGGTCGCGGGCAATTTATGGCTTGCAGGATTTTCCGTTCACCGGGATGGGCATGAACACTTTCCGAGAAGTGGTGCATGTACTCTACCCGTTGTTTATGATTGCCCCCGATGTGGATATGGGCCACGCGCATAACGAATTTTTACAGGCCGGGCTAGATTTGGGCATCCCCGGTATGATCGGTTTCATCGCCTTGTACATCGGTGCCTTCTGGATGCTGGCGCGTGTATGGTTTGCCGGTCATCGGTCTTCTGTCCTCAGTCGCCCAATGGCATTGGGACTGGGCGGCGGCTTATTCGCGCACATGCTCTATGGGATGACCGATGCGGTGGCTCTGGGTGCCAAGCCGGGTTTCCTGTTCTGGATGCTGCTGGGGCTGATCGCGGGACTGTATCAGCAAGTATTATCGGCATCGGTTGAGCAGTGAAGGTATGTTTTTCGCCGGAACCAGTCGCAACCGGCGTTCACATTAGCGCCGGTCGAGCCTGTCGAGCGTGTCGAGCGTGGGTTGAGCAGTGAAGGTGTGCTTTCCACCGCAACGTGTCGAAACCAGCGAATTTAGTCGAGTATTTTTTCTGGTAACCTGCTCTCTTGGTTTCAATACGGCGAAAAAAGCATTCGCCTACTCAACCGGCGTTCGCTCTTAATCATTATGGCCTGGATGTATATTCTTAAGTGTGCTGACGGAAGTTATTATGTTGGCTCAACCGTTAATTTGGAAAAGCGGATTGGACAGCACTGCCAAGGTATAGGTGCAAAATATACATCTCGCCGCCTGCCCGTAAAACTTGTCTTTGCTGAAGAATTTGAAAGCGTTGTTGAAGCCTATCTGCGGGAAAAACAAGTTCAAGGCTGGAGTCGTGCCAAACGGGAAGCATTAATTGCCGGAAATTATGATGCGTTGCCAGGGTTGTCCAGAAGTAGGCCAAAATGAGATTTTTGGTTTCGACAAGCTCAACCGGCAATACCAGCGCTAATTGAACCTGTCGTTTGTACTGAGCAACCGAAGGCGTGTCGAAGTGAAATCAAGCGGGCAACCCGCTCTTTGGGTTTTGGGTTTCTGCCAGTTCAACTGGCGTTTGTTAAATAGCTATGATCAATTGGTATAACGTGGCCGCAAATGCTCTCTGGATTATTGCCTTGGCGCTGGCGTTGGCAGTAATCGGTTTTGCGCGCAGCGATGCCGTTCAGCGGGGCGAAAAGCTTGGACAAACACTCAACCGGCGCGGGTGGCAAATTGCGTTGAATATAGCCGGGATATTATTTTCTCTTGGCCTTGCCGCAACCAGCGAGCGTACCTGGGAGCAGATCGTGTGGTTAGTGATGGTGTTGCTATTTTTCGTGCAGATCGTTTGGGTTGTAAAACAGGCCGCGGGTTCGCTACCCAGAGAATGATGCATCCGGTATAATTCTGTGCATGCGTTATTCCGTGGTGTTTATTTGTACGGCAAATATAAATCGTTCGGCAATGGCTGAAGCACTATTTCGGGTACGCGTCGCGGATGAAATTTCGGACTGGGCAATCGGCTCTGCTGGAACCTGGGCGCGTGATGGGCAGCTCGCTGCTCGCCATGTGCATGCTGTGATGGACGCACGCGGCATTGATATGCGTGCGCATCGCTCGCGTGCAGTTTCCCGAGAAATATTAACGGCATTTCGGCTGGTGCTGGTGATGGAGCACGGCCACAAAGAAGCGCTACAGATTGAATTTCCAGAAGTGCGCGGGCGTATCTATTTACTGAGCGAAATGGCAGGCCGATTGTTGGATATAGCCGATCCGATTGGTGGCCCTCTGGTTGATTTTGAGGATACAGCCAATGAGCTTGAACAGTATTTGACAGTGGGATTAGATCGCATTCGTGCATTGGCCAGGATCAAAGCAAACAAGATAGGCTGATAGAGATTTTCCCCGGAAGATAGGGGGGACATCAAGAAATCACTTTTTGAAAAAGGGAATATAAATTCAAATGGAATCTCAACAATTTATTTCTGATACGACATTGCAAGCGGACTTACGCCAATATATGACTTTACTGTGGCGTTGGACCTGGTTGATTATTCTGGCGGCTGTTCTGGCTGGTGGAGCGGCATATATCACCAGCCAATTCCAATCTCCAGTTTATCAGGCAACCACAACGCTGTTGATCAATGAGGCCTCCACAGCCCAAACCAGCGATTATACAGCCATTCTCACCAGCGAGCGTCTGGCGCGTACCTATTCGGAAATGCTCACTAAGCGTCCGGTGCTGGATGATGTTCTGCTGCGCATGGAAGAAGTGGGTGTGATATTGGATTATGAAGATACGGATGCTTTCAAGGAAGTGATTACTGTTCAATTGGTACGTGATACGCAGTTGATCGAACTAAGCGTTGAAGATACCGATCCTGAACGGGCAGCCCTGATTGCCAATACGCTGGTAGCCGTGTTTTCGGCCCAAAATCAGGCTTTG
Above is a genomic segment from Chloroflexota bacterium containing:
- a CDS encoding GIY-YIG nuclease family protein, which codes for MMAWMYILKCADGSYYVGSTVNLEKRIGQHCQGIGAKYTSRRLPVKLVFAEEFESVVEAYLREKQVQGWSRAKREALIAGNYDALPGLSRSRPK